acgctccgctggtcttgctaaaacaatcttacaaggcacagtgaggggaggaagaagaagaggcagacaaaggaagagatgggaggacaacattcgagagtggacaggcatggagctgagagacaccctgagagcggccgagagacgcgaggactggagaaaggtggttgacaaagcttcgaaggcgtcccaaaggattcggaatctgagggatcggtgacgcgTGGTGAGtacagtgctacatgataaactgattcatttgagtcactttgacaacAGTATAAGTTTTACCAAATCTATACTGTCGGTGTACTTTCTGtgactaaatcagcatagcttcaatcactttaactacaCTATTTCAATGTATTAGAAATGtgatttgatgtcagtgttcggtcttcacacatatccattaccaagtggtagtctttccatgtaatatgtatacatgtgctttattattcactcagttgtgccgacatgttgtgttaatgacatttgtttatgtcattccaggcactgtcttctcttcttagtcttctcgttttatgtcttctcttctggttttctcttcttatatcttcttcttagctTTTCtagttctcataactattgtaaataaaacaacttagaaaaacccatttgtgactggcctctatatgttcctggcctgtgcgcgggaattcttgtctatcctttagtacagtaaatcatcatcattagttaagtcttttgtgccgtacccttgaataaccactcgacACGGCTACActtagaacgaaatactaatAACTGGCGTCAGGGTAACAGCGTTCTTTCGACATGAGGCTTAGTTCCGAAgttcatttctttttccgacaaccccaagctagggcgataaatttcgctagtgatttTGTTCTTACTTAATCATCTGTCAAAAGCATACTAGTAAAGTTCATGTTCTTCAAGTTCAAGTTTTCACAGTTGAAAATTGAGCATTTGTTTCGAATTAATTTATAAtaaacataaaaaggaaatgactttcatcttcaactgaagcaccacatataggacaaggggaccgtgcggacgtgtcagcagagaaccattttttgttagcattAAGACCTAAAGATCAAAGTCTGAATCAAGCCTGGCTTGTTCCgtgccatttattacttattactttaatgtatttttctctgagagagagagagagagagagagagtggtttccCTTGATATCCACCTTTGACCATCGTTGAATCGACTGCCTGGAAACAGTGGGTGCAAAAGAAGTATTGTTATTGCCTTTATTTGCTTGTGTTATATAGTTTTTACCTTTTTTAGATTTGCtgaatggagatttttccgtATTTGTTGACTTGCGTGTTGTTGTAAAAACCAAAATCATAACCCAATAATACAGAACTGCATAGACAGCGTCGCCTGACAACTGACAGCGCACTTCCAAACTTGACAACCCTTTAAGAATGTTCATTTTCCAGCACTAATACAAAAAAGTTTTGTTTCAGTAACATAGAACCAACAGTTAATCGGATATTCATAAAAAAATTCTTAAACATTATTGAAGTTTTAACGAGTCACTACAAAAGGACTTATATAAGTTACAAGACTGGACTGAGATGGAATCTTATGTTTTAACGTAtcaagtgtaaagtaatgcacatgggaagaaaaaatccagaaaacaaataccatatgacaatagaagacaccacacaggacattgaaaaatgtcaaagtgagaaagaccttggcataatttttgataataaactatcttttgacatacatatacagaatataataaaagccaaccagatgataggaataattaagagaacatttacctgtttagataaagatatatttcttaaactgaataagcattagttagatcacaagtggaatatggtaatatcgtgtggcacccatacctcaagagacgatctatagctatagaaaggtacgaagaagagcaactaagatattaaaagaatgcaaatctatgagctatcaacagagacttatatacttaagtctgcattcattaaagggaagaAGGCTAAGAGGCGATTTAATAGAAatgtacaaaatgttaaattgctataatgaagtcagtgtgaataatgtttttagaatgtcagattatgagaatacaagaaattcgatgatgaaaatttgtaaagagcactgtgatactaacctaaggaaaaattcattagctaatagaattgcacatatatggaatgcactaccattggaaactaaacttgcacaaaatactaatgtgctAAAAAAtatccttgacatgaacatcaatttaaaagaaaaatttactgactttgatgagtgatttacagaacatgtaaaagaaagcatatatgtatcccacaaataaaaggagaccgatattgaaggggacataaaaaaggccgtgaggcctaggcagtcaaatgccagtccctacactactactactactactactacaaaaacaTTGGCAATTTGTATGTGAAACAAATTACACCTGTTTTGTGAAACCAAGAAGCGACTGCTATTGTGTTTAAAAGCTTTGCAGTTTGTCTTTTCCCTTCCACTACTACAAcacctactgctgctgctggtacttctactactactagtactactaatacCACTGGCCAGACAGTATACAGGCCAGTACAGCCACACATCACAGGATTATGCagtgtaacaaaatacagtgtttgctgatgctgttgtttcaTAGTATTTTCAtttaaacacaaacatgcacacagacatacatcataTCAGTCATGAGCATGTCCTTATCGCTGTTGCAATAAAGTGGTTTATTGCAGAACTTTCAAAACACTTAGTTCAAAACATCTTTAAGTTTATTAATTTACAAACTTTAatctttgattttttaaaattttccatGTCAAACAGCCCCATTAGTAAATactttgttattcttcttcttcttttcattttagaAATGATTAAGGAAAAAAGTCATTTTGCACAGATGCACACGAGCTCAGACACAcaatatcacgcacacacacacacacacacacacacacacacacacacacattcatacatatacaaacacacacatatacacatgcaggcgtgcacacacaccacacacacacacacacacacacacacacacacacacattttcctgaAATGTGGATAAAGTCATAGTTTGTGAAATatagtttgtggtgtgtgttcagaTGGTGCATGGATTTTTATCATGTAGTTTCTTTCAACATATATAATTTCATTTACACTTAGTCTCAGTCCCACCCTTCTGGGTTCACATCAATGCTGGATTTGTGTACAGTGGTGATAGTCGTTGTCATGGCTGTCGTTTATGATTTTTCAAATGGCATAATTGTGTTTGATTGTTCATTCATGTTGTTTTCTGTATATTAATTTATATTTTTGTGTATTCATTGATTTGTTGCAAATTATATATTTTTCAATTGTTATGTTTCTGATATTTTTTCAGAGTTCAAGGATGCAGCTATGGATGAAGTTTTCACCATATACTGGGTGCAAGATCGGAGTGAGATGTCGCCATTTGCTGCAATGTATCAGCTGTCAGCACCACAGCACTCAGCACAATGCACAGTTGTACAGTCTGATCACATTGTGCCGTGTCCAATCTTATGCCTGTGCTTCTATTTCCCCAAAAAGAATCCCCCAAGCATGCATACCTAGTATAGAAAAACATCACAGTTTTCATACTCACATGAATCAGAACAGCTTGCCACCTCACCACAGTATAATCACACGAAGATCTCGCACACAGACTGCAGCAGAGAACGATGAAGTTACATTTGAAAATTTATTCAGTGACACTAATCGCCAGAGAGTTATTGACCATCTGGACACAGTAAAACCTGCACGGAGTTCTGAAATGATGGGCGTGAAGACAGCAGGGAAGACATCTGCAGTGTTGGTGCCATTGTGTATGGTTGATGGAGAGCCGTCGGTGCTGTTCACCCTGAGGTCGTCATCACTGAGGAGTCATCGAGGAGAGGTCAGGTAAGAGCTGTCGGCTTCTTTCCAATTTCTTCATTTCGTTTTTtagtttcatcattattattatcattcttatatatttaaaaaatcattttttgTACTTTATATTATTATCAGTCAGGTGTCcggtctctctgtcagtctgtgtttatTTTTGCAATGGATCAGTAAAATGGAATGTGAGACTACCATACCAGATATTACAAGCTTAAAATTGAAGTGCATTACATGGGTGTTTTGGTACTGAATTGTAATGTGACATTATCTGCCCCATAATGCTATTCACTGATTAAAATGTGTCATTcattggtcagatcagtgtgggtgggtgtgtctgtgtgtgtgtgtttgatttgatttgatttgatttgatatagatacttacatagtacctatcttcagtcagagaccaaactcatggtcatttccacaacaggctgcctacctgggtagagccaactgacggctgccattggcctctcatcattcgtttcctgtgtcattcagccagatttcaggcatgcacgcatatatacatactcagacagacatgtaacgttttgcgtgtatgaccattttgtttatttactgcacattgcaggcagccatacttcgttctcgggggtgtgcatgctgggaatgttcttgtttccataacccacggaacacgGACATGGataataggatctttaacgtgcatatttgatcttctgcctgtatatatatatatgcattcgaaggaggttcaggcactagcaggtctgcacatatgttgacctgggtgatagggaaaatctccaccatttacccaccaggcaccgttaacgagattcaaacctgggaccatcagattgaaattccaacttTCTAAGTTTAACCATATATattatatctagatagatagatagatagataaaatatcAAAACAAATACTGATAACATCATTTTAAAGGTCTGATCGTTGCAGTTTTCCTGGAGGTATTCAAGATGAAACTGACCAACATCATGTACATACAGCACTGAGAGAGACATTTGAAGAGATAGGACTGAATCCACGCTATTTTGACGTGTGGGGTACTATGATTCCGACACCCAGCAgtaaggtcagtgtgtgtgtgtgtgtgtgtgtgtaaatcatgaaATCAACTTTCTCAATTGACTTTTAATGTTTCAAGTAAGTTAAGTAATTCATAAGTTGCCAGTGTCTATCCCCCATGTCCCAGCAGGGGTCAAAGGATTCAATTTTttgggttcttgtgtgtgtgtgtatgcgtgtgtgtgtgagtgcgtgcatgtgtgtgtgcctatgttgtATGGTTAgacatgtgcatatgtatgtctTCTGATACATGCCTGTTTGCATACATTTGTAGGGACTGGTACGGAGCCCAGGTGAAAAAAGAATTATGAATTGATGGTGCTCATCCATGTATGCAagtttgcttgaaaaaaagaaaaagtgcttGGCAATAAAACATACTGTTTTCAAACTTTTTATGCAGGTAGGTGAtatcacacacggacacacacacacacacacacacacatacacacacacacacacacacacacacacacacacacacacacacacacacacacacacacacacttgtttgtggtaaacagatcacatgaaatcatattttgttaAACTTAAAGTGTCAAACGGTTGTCAGGTTACTTCAAAGGTTATGTAAAGTTGGAATATTTTagtccaaccaattactgttgaTTGAAATTGCAGAATCCCAGTTACATAGTCTAGTAGGAGGGTTTCTGTGATGCAGTTTTCCAATATtgaattttattgattttttatttattggtGCTTTATCAATTGCTGTtgatatttacgaattgttgatttcattgttctagtttatcccaTTTTTCTttatatccccctttaaccatCATCTCCAAccccaagtcacacacacacacacacaaacacacacacacacacacacacacacacacacacacacacacacacacacacacacagactgcatgtTCATACATACgcaaaacagaaaaatatcagcaAAATGCATGTTTGTCAGGGAATCAAAACACTGCACACTCTTTGAAGTTATTTAGAATGAAAGCTTTCCACAACAACTGCAGCTGGAATGTTTCAAAATGAagctcagaaagaaagaaaaaggattgGGACCTATTATTTTCCAGAGCAGGAAGTAATTAATTGAGCCAGTGTCCATGAACATTTAGTGTTTATTTCAAGGCTGTTATTTTGCTGTACATATTGCCAGACATCACCATCTTATCCTTTCTTTGTATgtagtctttctgtctttgtgatgAGGCGATAAATAGGTCcccagtgcagcatgcacttagtgcatgttagtttcagtttcagtttctcatgaaggtgtcactgcatttggacaaatccttatacgttacatcatatctgctaagcagatgcctgaccagtagcataatccaacacacttagtcaggccttaaatgcatgcataattatgataatatgtgtacctgtcagagtgg
Above is a window of Babylonia areolata isolate BAREFJ2019XMU chromosome 28, ASM4173473v1, whole genome shotgun sequence DNA encoding:
- the LOC143301879 gene encoding mitochondrial coenzyme A diphosphatase NUDT8-like, with the translated sequence MQLWMKFSPYTGCKIGVRCRHLLQCISCQHHSTQHNAQLYSLITLCRVQSYACASISPKRIPQACIPSIEKHHSFHTHMNQNSLPPHHSIITRRSRTQTAAENDEVTFENLFSDTNRQRVIDHLDTVKPARSSEMMGVKTAGKTSAVLVPLCMVDGEPSVLFTLRSSSLRSHRGEVSFPGGIQDETDQHHVHTALRETFEEIGLNPRYFDVWGTMIPTPSSKKGGYMAYPVLARYTKNLDLNRLTINRDEVEDVFTCSVRELCEGGKVRVGSTQFRSGPGYTLPVYLGTPHRIWGLTAIILHQVLTLLAPGLYTYTIRHVA